In Bacteroidota bacterium, the following are encoded in one genomic region:
- a CDS encoding 3' terminal RNA ribose 2'-O-methyltransferase Hen1 → MLLTITTTHQPATDLGYLLHKHPDKFQTTDLSVGRAHVFYPEVTNTRLTVCLLLDIDPIEMVRGGKHVGSDGFSLGQYVNDRPYVASSFMSAAISKLFSSALNGNCKDKPELVDHPFPFEVSISAIAAPKGGEMLIRSFFEPLGYEVELDRKQLDSKFPDWGESNYFGLLLKNTITTKDLLNHLYVLIPALDSNKHYFISEQEIEKLFQKGEGWLKTHPQREIIARRYLFNLHSLSNQAILRLKESPEVGFAGDEIDPTVEVDSRKTSLHEKRIQIVAQKLKDSGASTVLDVGCGEGKLIRQLLKEQQFSKITGMDVSYGELLKAKERMHWDEMAPSQKERIDLFQGSLTYLDRRLNGFDAAAVVEVIEHLDLNRLKGFERVLFEFAKPKIVIVTTPNKEFNVVFEGMNVDAMRHDDHRFEWTRAEFEIWATNVAITHGYRVEFFPIGDLVDQIGAPSQMAIFNHGN, encoded by the coding sequence ATGTTACTAACCATTACTACCACACATCAACCCGCGACCGATTTGGGGTATTTATTGCACAAGCATCCTGATAAATTTCAGACCACTGATTTGTCGGTCGGAAGGGCGCATGTGTTTTATCCTGAGGTCACAAATACTCGTTTGACTGTTTGCCTGTTGTTGGACATCGATCCAATAGAAATGGTGCGGGGTGGCAAACATGTAGGCAGTGATGGTTTTTCACTGGGACAGTATGTCAATGACCGCCCTTACGTGGCGTCGTCGTTTATGAGTGCAGCCATTTCAAAGCTTTTTTCGTCTGCCCTGAATGGAAACTGCAAAGACAAGCCTGAGTTGGTCGATCACCCCTTTCCATTTGAGGTCAGTATCTCTGCAATTGCTGCTCCCAAAGGTGGAGAAATGCTGATTCGGAGTTTTTTTGAACCATTAGGTTATGAGGTTGAATTGGATCGAAAACAATTGGACTCCAAGTTTCCAGATTGGGGGGAAAGTAATTATTTCGGACTATTGTTAAAGAATACCATCACAACCAAAGATCTTCTGAATCATTTATATGTGTTGATTCCGGCTTTGGACAGCAACAAACATTATTTCATCAGCGAACAAGAGATCGAGAAGCTGTTTCAAAAGGGAGAGGGGTGGCTGAAAACTCATCCACAGCGAGAAATAATTGCTCGGCGATACCTGTTCAATCTGCATTCACTTTCAAATCAAGCCATTTTGCGATTGAAGGAATCCCCGGAAGTTGGCTTTGCCGGTGATGAAATCGACCCAACCGTAGAAGTCGATTCGAGAAAGACTTCATTGCATGAAAAACGAATCCAGATAGTGGCTCAAAAGTTAAAAGATTCAGGTGCCTCGACCGTATTGGATGTTGGTTGTGGTGAAGGTAAACTGATTCGACAATTGCTTAAGGAACAGCAATTCTCCAAAATAACAGGCATGGATGTCAGCTATGGCGAACTTCTGAAAGCCAAGGAAAGAATGCATTGGGATGAAATGGCACCCTCGCAAAAGGAGCGAATCGATCTATTTCAAGGTTCCCTGACCTATTTGGACCGACGCTTGAACGGCTTTGATGCAGCTGCGGTGGTTGAGGTCATTGAACATTTGGATCTCAATCGTCTAAAAGGCTTTGAGCGAGTATTATTTGAATTTGCGAAGCCGAAGATTGTTATCGTGACCACACCCAACAAAGAGTTCAATGTCGTATTTGAGGGTATGAATGTTGATGCAATGCGCCATGACGACCATCGGTTTGAGTGGACTCGTGCCGAATTTGAAATTTGGGCCACTAACGTTGCCATAACCCATGGATATCGTGTAGAATTTTTCCCAATTGGTGATCTTGTTGATCAAATTGGTGCTCCCTCACAAATGGCCATTTTTAACCATGGAAATTAA
- a CDS encoding PhzF family phenazine biosynthesis protein: MKLGSDHLFPVYQVDAFADKPFGGNPAAVVFLMGPRPDHWMQAFAAEMNLSETAFFMRKGDAYQLRWFTPTTEVDLCGHATLATAHVIWETEMLMPDEEIRFSTKSGLIRAKKDGDWISLDFPSEMPEPTPASKALAKALGAPIVWSGQNRMDWFLELENEASVRNLSPNMEAVKALGNRGVIVTAAADDPEAPYHFVSRFFGPAVGVDEDPVTGSAHCALAPYWCGKLDRAALVGYQASPRGGTVKVRLKGNRVELKGKAITIFQGVISKQAVD; this comes from the coding sequence ATGAAATTAGGATCAGATCATTTGTTTCCTGTTTATCAAGTAGATGCATTTGCCGACAAGCCTTTTGGCGGCAATCCTGCCGCGGTGGTGTTTCTGATGGGGCCGCGACCTGACCATTGGATGCAAGCTTTCGCGGCTGAAATGAACCTGAGTGAGACGGCATTCTTCATGCGCAAAGGCGATGCCTATCAACTCCGATGGTTCACGCCGACCACCGAAGTCGACCTCTGTGGACATGCGACTTTGGCCACTGCCCACGTCATTTGGGAAACGGAAATGTTGATGCCCGACGAAGAAATCCGCTTTTCAACCAAAAGCGGGTTGATTCGTGCAAAAAAGGACGGGGATTGGATTTCGCTGGACTTTCCCTCCGAAATGCCCGAACCAACGCCTGCCTCGAAGGCATTGGCCAAAGCCTTGGGCGCCCCGATTGTCTGGTCCGGCCAAAACCGCATGGATTGGTTTCTCGAACTGGAAAATGAGGCTTCGGTTCGCAATCTCAGTCCCAATATGGAGGCTGTCAAGGCTTTGGGCAACCGCGGGGTGATCGTCACCGCGGCAGCCGACGATCCGGAAGCGCCATATCACTTCGTGTCCAGGTTCTTCGGACCAGCAGTAGGCGTCGACGAAGATCCTGTCACTGGCAGCGCCCATTGTGCGCTTGCACCTTATTGGTGTGGCAAACTTGACCGTGCAGCCCTCGTCGGCTACCAAGCCTCCCCGAGAGGCGGCACCGTCAAAGTGAGATTAAAGGGCAACCGCGTCGAACTCAAAGGCAAAGCCATCACCATTTTCCAGGGAGTGATTTCCAAGCAGGCGGTTGATTGA
- a CDS encoding T9SS type A sorting domain-containing protein, with product MIFGLNTSSLNAQNYTSYFTGDTTDVVTNPTGGVCLMGGATEDDNAMRWFLERADGGDILVLRASGSNGYNAYFYSQLGVTVNSVESIVCNNPNASAEAYLHERIQKAEAIWFAGGDQWNYVSFWRNTAVDSLINQAISQRHIVIGGTSAGMAILGKYYFSALNGTVTSATAMGNPYAPAVAVDSMPFLKNRFLEDVITDTHYDYYDRRGRQVTFLARIRTDWGVAAKGIACDEYTAVCVDTNGLARVFGEYPTSDDNAYFLQVNCEIPNNQPEVCLPNVPLQWDQNSLAIKTYVVKGTANGANTFDLTDWKTGSGGSWEAWSVYNNSLLASPTTEISCGPVAIAASGASTQLEIWPNPNDGKAVFFQAASDEFSSMELINAFGQLILERELRGNTAVQEISLPNLAAGIYWIKLQGANAVVTQKLIVK from the coding sequence ATGATTTTCGGGCTAAATACAAGTTCGTTGAATGCCCAAAACTACACATCCTACTTCACGGGCGATACGACGGATGTGGTAACGAATCCGACAGGGGGCGTTTGTTTGATGGGCGGCGCGACGGAGGATGACAATGCCATGCGCTGGTTTTTGGAACGGGCCGATGGGGGAGATATCCTCGTTTTGCGTGCTTCAGGCTCGAATGGCTACAATGCCTATTTCTATAGTCAGCTCGGCGTGACGGTCAATTCCGTGGAAAGCATCGTTTGCAACAATCCCAATGCGAGTGCGGAAGCGTACCTCCACGAGCGGATTCAAAAGGCCGAAGCGATCTGGTTTGCCGGAGGTGACCAATGGAATTACGTGTCATTCTGGCGAAATACGGCCGTGGATAGTCTGATCAATCAGGCGATTTCGCAAAGACACATCGTCATTGGCGGGACGAGTGCAGGCATGGCGATTTTGGGAAAATACTACTTCTCGGCGCTGAATGGCACCGTGACTTCCGCCACAGCGATGGGAAATCCTTATGCGCCTGCGGTCGCCGTCGATTCGATGCCTTTCCTGAAAAACCGCTTTTTGGAGGATGTCATCACGGATACCCACTATGACTACTACGACCGCCGCGGGCGGCAAGTGACCTTCCTCGCCCGCATCCGCACCGACTGGGGCGTGGCCGCAAAAGGAATCGCCTGCGACGAATACACCGCGGTTTGTGTGGATACCAACGGCCTGGCAAGGGTTTTCGGAGAATATCCAACAAGCGACGACAATGCCTATTTCCTGCAAGTCAACTGCGAAATCCCCAACAATCAGCCCGAGGTTTGCCTGCCCAACGTCCCGCTGCAATGGGACCAAAACAGCCTCGCCATCAAAACCTACGTCGTCAAAGGAACCGCAAATGGGGCGAACACCTTTGACCTGACCGATTGGAAAACCGGTTCCGGAGGCTCTTGGGAGGCTTGGTCGGTTTACAACAATTCTCTCTTGGCAAGTCCGACCACAGAAATCAGTTGTGGCCCCGTTGCGATTGCCGCTTCCGGTGCATCAACGCAATTGGAAATCTGGCCGAATCCCAACGATGGAAAGGCGGTTTTCTTCCAGGCGGCTTCCGATGAGTTTTCAAGCATGGAGTTGATCAACGCTTTCGGGCAGCTGATTTTGGAACGGGAATTGAGAGGGAATACAGCAGTCCAAGAGATTTCCTTGCCCAATTTGGCTGCAGGAATTTATTGGATCAAGTTGCAAGGAGCGAATGCCGTGGTGACGCAAAAATTGATCGTCAAATGA
- a CDS encoding GNAT family N-acetyltransferase: MIADRAIIRTARLILGEATVEHAPFFYELLNSETWLAHIGNRGISTIDHASKYIENSLGRHYAVHGFGLWLVALRETEEPIGICGILRRAGLAHPDLGFAFLPAFEGQGLAREAAVATLEFAANELDIHEIWAITTEANIRSQRLLKSTGFVHNGAITLPGETKALMLFGIVLGP; encoded by the coding sequence ATGATTGCTGATCGGGCGATAATCAGAACTGCGCGCTTGATTCTGGGCGAAGCCACCGTCGAGCATGCTCCGTTCTTTTACGAATTGCTGAACAGCGAAACCTGGTTGGCGCACATCGGTAACCGCGGAATCTCAACCATTGACCATGCGTCCAAATACATTGAAAACAGCTTGGGAAGGCATTATGCAGTGCATGGATTCGGCCTTTGGTTGGTGGCCTTGCGTGAAACCGAAGAGCCAATCGGTATTTGCGGCATTTTGCGCCGCGCCGGATTAGCGCATCCTGATTTGGGATTTGCCTTTTTGCCAGCCTTTGAAGGTCAGGGACTTGCAAGGGAAGCCGCCGTCGCCACTCTGGAATTTGCTGCGAATGAACTTGACATCCATGAAATTTGGGCAATCACCACGGAGGCCAACATCCGTTCGCAAAGGCTTTTGAAATCCACGGGATTTGTGCACAACGGCGCGATCACCTTGCCGGGAGAAACGAAGGCTTTGATGCTGTTTGGTATCGTACTTGGACCATGA
- a CDS encoding SGNH/GDSL hydrolase family protein gives MKDNTQRYMLQVGLGFACIFALFFVMGITKTPEEFGLKVAKIPFLKEEKGKLLDLTNVPLPKDTIPYVDFKALSEVSDTLRYKPDTGKKRSMILVPEVSADCHDSVFKKILLIGDSQLEGLRRPVYNYCVANSYDLVASVCWYGSSTKYWGGTDTLDHYLRKFRPDHVIFAIGLNELFVNDFDDRKGWIDNILSDFASYGVSYTWVGPAAWKEDKGIINIMRDRVGPHFFSSEKLTLARAKDNMHPSNDAARVWMDSVAVFMRKTTDINFRYKTQGDPKISYSPFILLQQPK, from the coding sequence ATGAAGGATAATACCCAGAGATATATGTTGCAGGTCGGGCTGGGATTCGCCTGCATTTTTGCGTTGTTTTTTGTGATGGGCATCACCAAAACGCCGGAGGAGTTCGGCCTCAAGGTGGCCAAGATTCCATTTCTCAAGGAAGAAAAAGGGAAGCTGTTGGATCTCACAAACGTTCCCCTTCCTAAGGACACCATTCCCTACGTGGATTTCAAGGCGCTTTCTGAAGTCTCCGATACCTTGCGGTATAAGCCCGACACGGGCAAAAAGCGGTCAATGATTCTGGTGCCTGAGGTGAGTGCAGATTGCCACGACTCAGTCTTCAAGAAGATCCTGCTCATCGGCGATTCGCAACTCGAAGGCCTGCGCCGTCCGGTTTACAACTATTGCGTGGCCAACAGCTATGACTTGGTCGCTTCCGTCTGCTGGTATGGCAGTTCGACCAAATATTGGGGTGGCACCGATACCCTCGACCATTACTTGCGGAAGTTCCGTCCGGATCACGTGATCTTTGCCATTGGCTTGAATGAGCTGTTTGTCAATGACTTCGACGACAGAAAAGGCTGGATCGACAATATTTTGAGCGACTTCGCCTCCTACGGCGTGAGCTATACTTGGGTCGGCCCCGCAGCTTGGAAGGAAGACAAAGGCATCATCAACATCATGCGCGACCGCGTGGGACCGCATTTCTTCTCCTCCGAAAAGCTCACTTTGGCCCGTGCAAAGGACAATATGCACCCCTCCAACGACGCCGCAAGGGTCTGGATGGACAGTGTTGCCGTGTTTATGCGCAAGACCACCGACATCAACTTCCGCTACAAAACGCAGGGCGATCCCAAGATTTCCTACAGCCCATTCATCCTGTTGCAGCAACCCAAATAA
- a CDS encoding dienelactone hydrolase family protein: MLSTKLTDPASVTGIPVILFLHGAGERGADNKAQLTVGLPQLIKSLDSLKINPYIIVAPQCAADIKWVDTDWTLPSHTMKPQLSPVLANAMAVFDSVVAHTPLVDTNCLYLTGLSMGGFGAWELAQRFPDRFAAVLPICGGGDTAQAAKLTQVPIWAFHGKKDKLVKVSRTTDMISAISKHGGKPNMTLYDTIGHLCWNTVYKDLDVIRWLFSNRRNEG, encoded by the coding sequence GTGCTTTCAACAAAGCTTACTGACCCTGCATCGGTAACCGGCATTCCCGTGATCCTTTTCCTTCACGGCGCTGGCGAACGCGGCGCAGACAACAAGGCGCAGCTCACGGTCGGTCTTCCGCAGTTGATCAAATCCCTCGATTCGCTCAAAATCAATCCTTATATCATTGTCGCCCCACAGTGCGCAGCCGATATCAAATGGGTCGATACCGACTGGACCTTGCCGAGCCATACAATGAAGCCGCAGCTTTCCCCGGTGCTCGCCAATGCCATGGCTGTTTTTGATTCGGTGGTGGCACATACGCCGCTTGTGGATACCAATTGCCTCTACCTCACGGGTTTGTCCATGGGCGGATTTGGTGCTTGGGAATTGGCGCAGCGCTTTCCGGATCGTTTTGCAGCCGTTTTGCCCATTTGCGGGGGAGGAGATACGGCTCAGGCCGCGAAGTTAACGCAAGTGCCAATCTGGGCATTCCACGGGAAAAAGGACAAGCTCGTCAAGGTTTCGCGCACTACAGACATGATTTCAGCGATTTCCAAACATGGCGGCAAGCCCAACATGACCCTGTACGATACAATAGGCCATTTGTGCTGGAATACCGTTTACAAAGATTTGGATGTGATCCGTTGGCTTTTTTCCAATCGTCGCAATGAAGGATAA
- a CDS encoding polynucleotide kinase-phosphatase: MEIKVPELSLVVLVGPSGAGKSSFARKYFKRTEIISSDECRALVSDDETNQGATDDAFELLHFIAGKRLKSGLLTVIDATNVTRDARKALIQLARQFHVLPVAIVLDLPEEVCEARNAQREDRNFGGHVIRKQKMQLKKSIKGLKDEGFRQVYLMKSEVEVEAVSGIARERLYNDKRDESGPFDIIGDVHGCLAELKELLEVLGYKISTVHENQFNHGYQVDPPIGRKVIFLGDLVDRGPDSPGVLRLVMSMVHQGVAYCVPGNHDFKFQNWLNGKQVQLKHGLELTVAQMSGESAVFKRDVGQFLYRLVSHYVFDNGNLVVAHAGMLAEMQGRGSAAVRAFALYGDTTGEIDVFGLPVRNNWAQEYRGKAKVVYGHTPVPEAEWLNGTLNIDTGCVFGGRLTALRYPEEEVVAVEAKQVYCEPVRPIDFEARQNQLNAQQESDELLDISDVLGKRMIHTRLKPTVTILEENAIAALEVISRWAVNPKWLIYLPPTMSPCATSDLPDYLEHPSQALLYYQKRGVGQVICEKKHMGSRAIVVVCKDEAAVAKRFGIIGEGIGVCYTRTGRSFFADFETEQDFLMRLNQSLTATAFWEKFETEWVCLDCELMPWSAKAQALLQSQYASVGAAAKASLPLVVKALQDFEARGVADASLHLEKFANSQLLTEKYVEAYRQYCWPVHSLDDYKLAPFHIMATEGAVHIDKNHEWHLTQIANVCQADPEWLLATEYLLVDLQDKTSIDAVVAWWTRLTKAGGEGIVVKPNEFLVFRKEGLLQPAVKCRGREYLRIIYGPEYDLPGNLERLKERGLSRKQSLAIREFALGIEALERFVRKEPLRGVHECVFGVLALESEEVDPRL, encoded by the coding sequence ATGGAAATTAAGGTCCCCGAATTGTCACTCGTGGTGCTTGTTGGACCATCGGGTGCTGGCAAGAGCAGCTTTGCGCGAAAGTATTTCAAGCGCACGGAAATCATTTCTTCTGATGAATGTCGCGCGCTAGTTTCTGACGATGAGACCAACCAAGGAGCGACCGACGATGCCTTTGAACTGCTTCATTTTATTGCTGGAAAGCGTTTGAAAAGCGGCTTGTTGACCGTGATTGATGCAACAAATGTGACGCGCGATGCGCGAAAGGCGTTGATCCAATTGGCGAGACAATTCCATGTATTGCCTGTCGCAATCGTCTTGGATTTACCCGAAGAGGTCTGCGAAGCAAGAAATGCACAACGAGAGGATCGCAATTTCGGGGGCCATGTCATACGCAAGCAAAAAATGCAGCTGAAGAAGTCTATTAAGGGGCTAAAGGATGAGGGTTTTCGTCAGGTGTACCTAATGAAATCGGAAGTGGAGGTCGAGGCTGTTTCCGGGATTGCTCGAGAAAGACTGTACAATGACAAAAGGGATGAAAGTGGGCCATTTGATATCATCGGAGATGTTCACGGTTGCTTGGCTGAACTGAAAGAATTGCTCGAGGTTTTGGGGTACAAAATCTCAACCGTGCATGAGAATCAATTTAATCATGGATACCAAGTTGACCCTCCAATTGGCCGGAAAGTCATTTTTCTAGGTGACTTGGTTGACCGCGGGCCCGATTCCCCAGGAGTTTTGCGGTTAGTGATGAGCATGGTACATCAAGGTGTCGCCTACTGTGTGCCTGGAAACCATGATTTCAAATTTCAAAATTGGTTAAATGGAAAGCAGGTTCAACTTAAGCATGGCCTCGAACTCACCGTTGCACAGATGTCAGGTGAATCAGCAGTTTTCAAGCGAGATGTTGGGCAGTTTTTGTACCGCTTAGTGAGCCATTACGTTTTTGACAATGGCAATTTAGTAGTCGCCCACGCAGGCATGCTTGCGGAAATGCAAGGGCGTGGATCTGCGGCAGTGCGCGCGTTTGCACTCTACGGGGATACTACCGGCGAAATTGATGTTTTTGGTTTACCCGTGCGCAACAACTGGGCACAGGAATACCGTGGTAAGGCTAAAGTGGTTTATGGACATACGCCTGTGCCTGAGGCAGAATGGCTCAATGGAACCCTTAACATTGATACCGGCTGTGTGTTTGGGGGACGCTTGACGGCATTACGCTACCCGGAGGAAGAGGTCGTCGCAGTTGAGGCAAAGCAAGTCTATTGTGAACCTGTCAGGCCAATTGATTTTGAAGCTCGGCAGAATCAGCTCAACGCCCAGCAGGAATCGGATGAACTATTAGACATTTCCGATGTCTTGGGAAAGCGGATGATTCACACGCGACTTAAGCCCACGGTGACCATCCTTGAAGAGAATGCCATTGCTGCATTGGAAGTCATCAGCAGGTGGGCGGTCAATCCTAAATGGTTGATCTACCTTCCGCCAACCATGTCACCTTGTGCGACGAGCGACTTGCCCGATTACCTTGAGCACCCTTCGCAGGCATTGCTTTATTATCAAAAGCGAGGCGTAGGTCAGGTGATTTGCGAAAAAAAGCATATGGGTTCGCGCGCAATCGTGGTGGTTTGCAAGGATGAGGCGGCTGTAGCAAAACGATTTGGGATAATTGGCGAAGGCATTGGTGTTTGTTACACCCGTACCGGGCGTAGCTTTTTCGCAGATTTTGAAACGGAGCAGGACTTTCTCATGCGTCTGAACCAGAGTCTCACGGCGACCGCCTTTTGGGAGAAATTCGAGACGGAATGGGTTTGCCTCGATTGCGAATTGATGCCATGGAGCGCCAAAGCACAAGCACTTTTGCAATCACAGTATGCATCTGTTGGTGCCGCAGCAAAGGCATCACTTCCTTTAGTCGTTAAAGCACTACAAGACTTTGAAGCACGCGGCGTGGCCGATGCTAGCCTCCATTTAGAAAAATTTGCCAATAGCCAGCTGCTCACGGAAAAGTACGTGGAGGCCTATCGCCAGTATTGTTGGCCTGTGCATAGCTTGGATGATTATAAACTGGCACCTTTTCACATCATGGCTACTGAGGGAGCGGTGCACATCGACAAGAATCATGAGTGGCATTTGACTCAGATTGCCAATGTTTGTCAAGCTGATCCCGAATGGCTCCTTGCTACAGAATACCTCCTTGTGGACCTACAGGACAAGACGAGCATCGATGCCGTTGTAGCTTGGTGGACTCGGCTCACAAAAGCCGGTGGGGAGGGAATTGTGGTAAAGCCCAATGAATTTTTGGTGTTTCGTAAGGAAGGACTATTGCAACCAGCAGTGAAATGCAGAGGCCGCGAATATCTAAGAATCATCTACGGACCCGAATACGACCTACCTGGGAATCTTGAACGGCTCAAGGAACGTGGATTGTCGCGTAAGCAGTCACTTGCCATTAGAGAATTTGCACTAGGGATAGAGGCCTTGGAGCGGTTTGTGCGAAAGGAACCGCTTCGCGGTGTACATGAATGCGTGTTTGGCGTTTTGGCGCTTGAAAGTGAAGAGGTTGATCCGAGGCTTTGA
- a CDS encoding T9SS type A sorting domain-containing protein — translation MRDGSFEAIGNLTEPGTGWTACSGDPDAQVLDGNGPGIFGINTPPSNGQFYVGLVANDQGLSEELGQTMQLEAGMHYFGGIDLFRSMAHQNWNGSAALEIWGGSNCNDLDELLWSSGTVTNLDEWQHYSITFAPMMNHQWLSVRCQLVPGSGEMTYLCADALRLDNVFFSVDFLGFEAVSGQGQVDLTWETAALQDALSFDIEWSADGDQFSQIGTIAAAEGESAFQFAHASASTGSQFYRIRSVDQGGHENLSEIRQVVVGQSEWSVFPNPSTSHFTVLGATAIDQVSLTDLSGKSLATWSGQKSMHLGLDLPQGLPNGFYILQVHSQGIVSNHSILVGK, via the coding sequence TTGCGCGACGGATCGTTTGAGGCCATCGGGAATCTCACGGAACCCGGCACCGGCTGGACAGCTTGCTCGGGTGACCCTGATGCTCAAGTGCTTGACGGAAATGGGCCGGGCATCTTCGGAATCAACACGCCTCCTTCCAACGGTCAATTTTATGTGGGTTTGGTAGCCAACGACCAAGGACTTTCCGAGGAATTGGGTCAGACCATGCAGCTTGAAGCCGGTATGCATTACTTTGGTGGCATTGATCTTTTCCGATCAATGGCGCATCAGAATTGGAACGGCAGTGCAGCTTTGGAGATTTGGGGAGGGAGCAATTGTAACGACCTCGACGAATTGCTTTGGAGCTCCGGTACTGTCACCAATTTGGACGAATGGCAACATTATTCGATCACGTTTGCCCCCATGATGAACCATCAATGGCTCTCTGTCCGATGCCAATTGGTCCCCGGTTCGGGCGAAATGACCTACCTTTGTGCCGACGCGTTGCGTCTGGACAATGTCTTCTTTTCAGTCGATTTCCTTGGTTTTGAGGCCGTTTCAGGACAAGGTCAGGTGGACTTGACATGGGAAACGGCAGCATTGCAAGACGCACTCAGCTTTGACATTGAGTGGAGTGCCGATGGCGATCAGTTTTCCCAAATAGGTACCATTGCAGCGGCTGAAGGCGAATCGGCATTTCAATTTGCACATGCTTCAGCGTCAACGGGATCCCAGTTTTATAGGATTCGTTCGGTGGATCAAGGCGGCCATGAAAATCTGAGTGAAATTCGGCAGGTGGTCGTCGGTCAATCCGAATGGTCTGTTTTCCCGAATCCCTCCACGAGTCATTTCACTGTGCTTGGCGCAACGGCAATCGACCAAGTGTCGCTGACAGATCTTTCTGGAAAATCGCTGGCAACCTGGAGTGGCCAAAAAAGCATGCACTTGGGACTGGACCTGCCTCAGGGCCTGCCCAACGGATTTTACATTTTGCAAGTGCATTCCCAAGGAATCGTCTCCAACCATTCGATTCTGGTGGGAAAATAG
- a CDS encoding histone deacetylase, with the protein MKLPIIFHRKYDIGLFGLENLHPFDSKKYGKVFRFLEEKEIIVGDNYFEPEEKASNETLLVVHTQEYLDSLKQSATVAKIAELGFLKMMPNFILQSNFLNPMRWATAGTILAAELAMEYGWAINLSGGYHHAKSDRSSGFCFFADINLAANHAFEKFPQVKKIMVIDLDAHQGNGFEAIFEKDPMVDVFDMYNGDIYPMDLKAAQYIRWKFPLNNGTGEIDYISILQNNLPKAIAESQPDLIIYNAGTDPYEKDPLGGLRISAAGLVLRDEFVFKQATTKRIPIMMVLSGGYHPDSASIIGSSINNLWNKGLLVGSKTIAEK; encoded by the coding sequence ATGAAACTCCCCATCATTTTCCATCGCAAATACGACATCGGCCTCTTCGGTTTGGAAAATCTTCATCCTTTTGACTCCAAGAAGTATGGCAAGGTCTTTCGTTTCCTGGAGGAGAAAGAAATCATTGTGGGCGACAACTACTTTGAACCGGAGGAAAAAGCCTCGAATGAAACCTTGTTAGTCGTTCATACACAGGAATATCTGGATTCCTTGAAGCAATCAGCGACCGTGGCCAAGATTGCCGAACTCGGGTTTCTGAAGATGATGCCGAATTTCATTTTGCAAAGCAATTTCCTCAATCCGATGCGATGGGCGACAGCTGGAACCATCCTCGCCGCCGAATTGGCCATGGAATACGGCTGGGCGATCAATTTGAGTGGTGGTTATCACCATGCCAAAAGCGACCGCAGCAGTGGGTTTTGCTTCTTCGCGGATATCAATCTGGCAGCCAACCATGCCTTCGAAAAGTTCCCGCAGGTCAAAAAAATCATGGTGATCGACCTCGACGCCCACCAAGGCAACGGATTCGAAGCCATTTTTGAAAAGGACCCCATGGTCGACGTGTTTGACATGTACAACGGCGACATCTATCCGATGGACCTCAAGGCGGCGCAGTACATTCGCTGGAAATTTCCGTTGAACAATGGGACTGGCGAGATCGACTACATTTCGATCCTGCAAAACAACCTTCCCAAAGCGATCGCTGAGAGCCAACCCGACCTGATCATTTACAATGCCGGCACCGATCCCTACGAAAAGGATCCCTTGGGCGGCCTCCGGATTTCGGCTGCAGGCTTGGTTCTCCGCGACGAATTTGTCTTCAAACAGGCCACAACAAAGCGCATTCCCATCATGATGGTCCTCAGCGGCGGCTACCATCCCGACAGCGCAAGCATCATCGGCTCGAGCATCAACAACCTCTGGAACAAGGGTTTACTTGTGGGGAGCAAGACAATTGCGGAGAAATGA